A genomic segment from Montipora foliosa isolate CH-2021 chromosome 9, ASM3666993v2, whole genome shotgun sequence encodes:
- the LOC137969393 gene encoding tubulin epsilon and delta complex protein 1-like has translation MAQIREAIEAICTVLNNHCPDQVSAESFRLAKFDKNETTAKLWRTLYTVLCIQHFQPIDESIQDLVHLCKHKMFRKGYRTRSFYFLPEDMSHGSRELMLALGWLMAKEDVLTMFINGLEPLIFEDPPIDMALYEKIPLTATVDHQKTPKLRDLQNPVHVAERLTLNYNKLNLTLRSLLASRNEYTKIICKLHSVPKRAKSHTSSHFSSQDVYHLCYPQEMLKCQERLQWFCNYGKAILFWAVNEVTFWKWMTSVLDAKIHNGIKSDSEMENANNCPHNQFFKPSRILQRAKENQIDISQVLNTQETVYRTISKCWKKLRAILQETCRESNNNLLEHLRLLDSELLVEIKELQKDFKSCDGHFKHLTSPQNYQCLKKLGQGQPKTGKASKEVNYTSAASEEITRLQKEKRALEIKLRNLQEKQRAEVHQISKNHPNIVCISSNFKGNSL, from the coding sequence ATGGCTCAAATTCGTGAGGCAATTGAAGCAATTTGCACTGTACTAAACAATCACTGTCCCGACCAAGTTTCCGCGGAaagttttcgtctagccaagttTGATAAGAATGAAACGACAGCTAAACTATGGCGGACTCTTTACACAGTCCTGTgtattcaacattttcaacctATCGATGAGAGTATTCAGGATTTAGTACACCTCTGCAAACACAAAATGTTTCGAAAGGGATATAGAACACgcagcttttattttcttcctgAGGATATGTCTCATGGcagcagagagttaatgttagCTTTAGGTTGGTTGATGGCCAAAGAGGATGTTTTGACTATGTTTATAAACGGACTTGAACCTTTGATTTTCGAAGATCCACCAATAGACATGGCCTTGTATGAAAAAATCCCTCTTACAGCGACAGTTGATCACCAAAAAACACCCAAACTGAGGGATTTGCAAAACCCGGTTCATGTTGCTGAGCGTTTAACATTGAATTATAACAAACTGAATTTAACATTAAGGAGTCTTTTAGCATCAAGGAATGAGTACACAAAAATAATTTGTAAACTGCATTCTGTTCCAAAGAGGGCCAAATCCCACACTTCAAGCCATTTCTCATCACAAGATGTTTATCATTTGTGTTATCCACAGGAAATGTTGAAATGTCAGGAAAGACTACAGTGGTTTTGTAATTATGGTAAAGCCATTTTATTTTGGGCTGTAAATGAGGTAACATTTTGGAAATGGATGACAAGTGTGTTGGATGCAAAAATACACAATGGCATTAAATCAGACAGTGAAATGGAAAATGCCAACAACTGTCCACATAATCAGTTTTTTAAGCCAAGCAGGATTTTGCAGAGGGCCAAGGAAAACCAAATTGATATTTCCCAAGTGTTGAATACTCAAGAAACTGTGTACAGGACAATTTCTAAATGTTGGAAGAAGCTCAGAGCAATTTTGCAAGAAACATGTCGGGAAAGTAATAATAATCTTCTAGAACATTTGCGATTGCTTGATAGTGAGCTTTTGGTAGAGATAAAGGAACTTCAGAAAGACTTCAAGAGCTGTGATGGACATTTTAAACACTTGACATCCCCCCAAAATTATCAATGCTTAAAAAAGTTGGGTCAAGGTCAACCAAAGACAGGAAAAGCATCAAAGGAGGTTAACTACACATCAGCAGCATCAGAGGAAATTACAAGATTACAAAAGGAGAAACGAGCTCTTGAGATTAAACTCAGAAACTTGCAAGAAAAGCAAAGAGCAGAAGTGCATCAGATCTCAAAAAATCATCCTAACATTGTTTGCATCTCTTCtaatttcaaaggaaatagCTTGTAG